From the Vibrio metoecus genome, one window contains:
- a CDS encoding DUF494 family protein, producing MMMDILMYLFETYIHSDAELQVDQDQLEDELLRAGFHQKDIYKALHWLEDLAALQQTDAQTAIAKSASTSMRIYAPEEIERLDLESRGFLLFLEHINVLTPETREMVIDRVMGLETDEFELDDLKWIILMVLFNVPGNENAYTVMEELLYSKEQGILH from the coding sequence ATGATGATGGATATTTTGATGTATCTGTTCGAAACCTATATCCATAGCGATGCTGAGTTGCAAGTGGATCAGGACCAGCTGGAAGATGAATTGCTGCGTGCTGGGTTTCACCAAAAAGACATCTACAAAGCCCTTCACTGGTTGGAAGATTTAGCGGCTTTGCAACAGACCGATGCGCAAACCGCGATTGCGAAAAGCGCTTCAACTTCGATGCGAATTTATGCACCGGAAGAAATTGAGCGACTTGATCTCGAATCGCGCGGTTTTTTGTTGTTTCTCGAACATATCAATGTGCTGACTCCGGAAACGCGCGAGATGGTGATCGATCGTGTCATGGGGTTAGAAACCGATGAGTTTGAGCTAGATGACCTGAAATGGATCATCCTGATGGTGTTGTTCAATGTGCCGGGCAATGAAAATGCTTACACAGTGATGGAAGAACTGCTGTATAGCAAAGAGCAAGGCATTTTGCATTAA
- a CDS encoding DNA topoisomerase family protein, whose product MSSKIDPQLFAAHEHALQSSPCPQCGAELQLRHGKHGPFLGCTAYPGCDYIKPLHQNDGHIIKELGVPCPECGHELVLRQGRYGMFIGCSHYPQCHHIESMDSPNQAESSPDITCPECGKGHLIERKSRFGKLFYACDAYPKCKFALNVKPIAQTCAMCGFTVMVEKNSAAGLRYQCANRQCGHIQEC is encoded by the coding sequence ATGAGCAGTAAAATCGACCCACAACTGTTTGCCGCCCATGAACATGCGCTGCAATCTTCACCTTGCCCCCAGTGTGGCGCAGAATTACAACTGCGCCACGGTAAACACGGGCCTTTTTTAGGCTGTACTGCGTATCCGGGTTGTGACTACATTAAGCCTTTGCATCAAAATGATGGCCATATCATCAAAGAGTTAGGTGTGCCTTGTCCTGAGTGTGGACATGAGCTGGTGCTACGCCAAGGTCGTTACGGGATGTTTATTGGTTGTAGCCATTATCCGCAGTGCCATCATATCGAGTCGATGGATTCGCCTAATCAAGCGGAAAGCTCTCCGGATATTACTTGCCCTGAATGTGGTAAAGGTCATCTCATCGAACGAAAGTCTCGCTTCGGCAAGCTATTTTATGCTTGTGATGCTTACCCTAAATGCAAATTTGCGCTCAACGTTAAGCCGATTGCTCAGACTTGTGCCATGTGTGGCTTTACGGTGATGGTTGAGAAAAATAGCGCGGCAGGTCTCCGTTATCAATGCGCCAATCGTCAATGTGGACATATTCAGGAATGCTAG
- a CDS encoding 5-(carboxyamino)imidazole ribonucleotide synthase: MRVLVLGAGQLARMMSLAGAPLNIETIAFDVGSENIVHPLTQTVLGHGLEQAIEQADVITAEFEHIPHPILDLCARSGKLYPSAEAIKAGGDRRLEKALLDRAQVANARYSIIRSRDDLSAAIAEIGLPMVLKSALGGYDGKGQWRLKEQTQLDNIWSELAQYLEANPEQAIVAEEFVAFDREVSLVGARNLAGDVVVYPLAENVHTQGVLSLSTAIDAPALQSQAETMFKAVAEQLNYVGVLALEFFEVQGKLLVNEIAPRVHNSGHWTQQGAETCQFENHLRAVCGLPLGSTKLVRETAMINILGEDQLPSAVLAMEGCHVHWYGKAKRPGRKMGHINVTADYSGELQRKLCQLATVLDEKAFPAVHAVANQIQD; this comes from the coding sequence ATGCGTGTTTTAGTTCTGGGTGCTGGTCAGCTGGCGCGCATGATGTCGCTAGCGGGAGCACCACTCAATATTGAGACAATTGCCTTTGATGTCGGTAGCGAAAACATTGTTCATCCCTTAACCCAAACCGTGCTCGGCCATGGATTGGAGCAAGCGATTGAGCAAGCTGACGTTATCACCGCGGAGTTTGAACACATTCCCCATCCGATCCTCGATCTCTGTGCACGCAGTGGCAAGCTTTACCCAAGCGCTGAAGCCATCAAAGCCGGTGGCGATCGTCGTTTAGAAAAAGCGTTGCTGGATCGCGCCCAAGTGGCGAATGCACGTTATTCGATTATCCGCAGTCGAGATGATCTGAGCGCTGCAATCGCTGAGATTGGATTGCCTATGGTGCTGAAAAGTGCGCTAGGTGGCTATGACGGCAAAGGTCAATGGCGTTTAAAAGAGCAAACTCAGCTCGATAATATCTGGAGTGAGTTAGCACAGTATCTAGAGGCAAATCCTGAACAAGCGATTGTGGCCGAAGAGTTTGTGGCTTTTGACCGAGAGGTTTCGCTGGTTGGTGCTCGTAACTTAGCGGGTGACGTGGTGGTTTATCCCTTGGCAGAAAATGTCCATACCCAAGGTGTACTCAGCCTTTCAACAGCGATTGATGCACCAGCTCTGCAAAGCCAAGCAGAAACGATGTTTAAAGCGGTGGCTGAGCAGCTCAATTATGTCGGCGTATTAGCGCTGGAATTTTTTGAAGTGCAAGGCAAGTTACTGGTCAATGAAATCGCACCACGAGTACACAATTCAGGTCACTGGACTCAACAAGGCGCTGAAACCTGCCAATTCGAAAATCACTTACGCGCGGTATGTGGTTTGCCACTGGGTAGCACCAAACTGGTTCGTGAAACCGCAATGATCAATATCCTTGGTGAAGACCAACTCCCCTCTGCCGTGTTGGCGATGGAAGGCTGCCACGTACATTGGTACGGCAAGGCCAAACGCCCAGGACGCAAGATGGGGCATATCAATGTGACCGCCGATTACAGTGGAGAGTTGCAACGCAAACTATGCCAATTAGCGACCGTGTTAGATGAGAAGGCTTTTCCTGCCGTACACGCAGTAGCCAATCAGATTCAAGATTAA
- the purE gene encoding 5-(carboxyamino)imidazole ribonucleotide mutase — translation MTVGIIMGSKSDWPTMKHAAEMLDQFGVAYETKVVSAHRTPHLLADYASSAKERGLQVIIAGAGGAAHLPGMTAAFTSLPVLGVPVQSRALSGLDSLYSIVQMPKGIAVGTLAIGEAGAANAGLLAAQIIGIHNPEVMSKVEAFRAKQTQSVLDNPNPAEE, via the coding sequence ATGACAGTCGGTATTATCATGGGTTCCAAATCAGACTGGCCAACCATGAAACACGCAGCAGAAATGCTTGACCAGTTTGGTGTCGCTTATGAAACCAAAGTGGTTTCGGCACATCGTACTCCTCATCTGCTGGCCGATTACGCCTCAAGCGCCAAAGAACGTGGTTTACAAGTGATCATCGCCGGTGCTGGCGGTGCAGCGCATCTGCCGGGAATGACGGCAGCGTTTACAAGCCTGCCTGTTTTAGGTGTACCCGTTCAATCACGTGCTCTGTCTGGCCTCGACTCCTTATACTCAATTGTGCAGATGCCAAAAGGTATTGCAGTGGGTACTTTAGCGATTGGAGAAGCTGGTGCCGCGAATGCAGGATTACTAGCCGCGCAAATCATCGGCATTCACAACCCAGAAGTGATGAGCAAGGTAGAAGCCTTCCGCGCTAAGCAAACCCAGTCCGTGTTAGACAACCCAAATCCTGCGGAGGAGTAA
- a CDS encoding L-threonylcarbamoyladenylate synthase: MDNLQQAVHVLQSGGVIAYPTEGVFGLGCDPDNQAAMLRLLAIKQRPIEKGVILIAANYEQLRPYIDENQLTAEQLAQVLASWPAPLTWVMPASIHTPSWVRGQFDTVAVRVSNHPLVQKLCLAFGKPLTSTSANLSGQPACTTQQEVVAQLGSQIEAVLEGKTSGRCGPSEIRDARSLQVLRQG, translated from the coding sequence GTGGACAATCTGCAACAAGCAGTGCATGTGCTGCAAAGTGGCGGTGTGATTGCCTATCCCACCGAAGGGGTATTTGGTTTAGGCTGTGATCCGGACAACCAAGCCGCGATGCTGCGTTTACTTGCGATTAAGCAGCGTCCGATTGAAAAAGGGGTGATCTTGATTGCGGCAAACTATGAGCAGTTACGTCCCTATATCGATGAAAACCAGCTTACGGCAGAGCAGTTGGCTCAGGTATTAGCGTCATGGCCCGCTCCGTTGACTTGGGTGATGCCCGCAAGCATTCATACCCCGAGTTGGGTACGAGGTCAGTTTGATACGGTGGCGGTGCGAGTGTCTAATCATCCGTTAGTCCAGAAATTGTGTTTGGCGTTTGGCAAACCATTAACGTCAACCAGTGCCAACTTAAGTGGACAACCCGCTTGTACCACACAGCAAGAAGTGGTGGCTCAGTTAGGAAGTCAAATTGAGGCCGTGTTGGAAGGCAAAACCAGTGGCCGTTGTGGCCCGAGTGAAATTCGCGATGCACGCAGTTTACAAGTGTTAAGACAGGGATAA
- the hemF gene encoding oxygen-dependent coproporphyrinogen oxidase, with product MKSNIDKQAVKHFLLQLQDKICQQLEATDGQAQFIEDAWQREPGEKLGGGGRTRVMRDGAVFEQGGVNFSHVFGEQMPGSATVHRPELAGRRFEAMGVSLVMHPKNPYVPTSHANVRFFIAEKEGEDPIWWFGGGFDLTPFYPFVEDCQLWHQTAKNLCAPFGAEIYNEHKAWCDRYFYLPHRNETRGIGGLFFDDLNEWPFEQCFAYMQAVGEGYTQAYVPIVEKRKNTPFTERERQFQLYRRGRYVEFNLVLDRGTLFGLQTGGRTESILMSMPPLARWEYAYQPESDTPEAQLSEFLVPREW from the coding sequence GTGAAGTCAAACATAGATAAGCAAGCAGTGAAGCACTTTTTACTGCAGCTACAAGATAAGATTTGCCAACAATTGGAAGCCACAGATGGTCAAGCGCAATTTATTGAAGATGCATGGCAACGTGAGCCGGGCGAAAAGTTGGGTGGTGGTGGCCGTACCCGAGTGATGCGAGATGGCGCCGTTTTCGAACAAGGCGGTGTGAACTTCTCCCATGTATTTGGTGAACAGATGCCCGGCTCTGCGACGGTCCATCGTCCAGAATTGGCAGGTCGCCGCTTTGAAGCCATGGGTGTTTCTCTGGTCATGCATCCGAAAAACCCGTACGTCCCGACCTCTCATGCCAATGTGCGCTTTTTTATTGCTGAAAAAGAGGGGGAAGATCCGATCTGGTGGTTTGGTGGTGGTTTTGACCTTACGCCGTTTTATCCCTTTGTTGAGGATTGCCAGCTCTGGCACCAAACTGCGAAAAATCTCTGCGCACCTTTTGGTGCAGAAATCTATAACGAGCATAAAGCATGGTGTGATCGCTACTTCTATTTACCGCACCGTAATGAAACACGTGGTATCGGCGGATTATTTTTTGATGATCTGAATGAATGGCCATTCGAGCAATGTTTTGCCTATATGCAGGCGGTCGGTGAAGGTTATACCCAAGCTTATGTGCCGATTGTCGAAAAACGCAAAAACACGCCCTTTACAGAGCGCGAGCGCCAATTCCAACTCTATCGCCGTGGTCGATACGTTGAATTTAATTTGGTGTTGGATCGCGGCACGCTGTTTGGTCTGCAAACCGGTGGTCGTACCGAGTCAATTTTGATGTCGATGCCGCCTCTAGCACGTTGGGAATACGCTTATCAACCTGAGTCTGATACCCCAGAAGCCCAATTGAGCGAGTTTTTAGTTCCGCGTGAATGGTGA
- the aroE gene encoding shikimate dehydrogenase, with amino-acid sequence MASQIDQYVVFGNPINHSKSPFIHTLFARQTQQPMTYTAQCVPVDGFIEAANHFFAQGGRGCNVTVPFKEDAYRFAGRLTERARLAGAVNTLKKLDDGEILGDNTDGEGLVQDLLAQQVQLKGATILLIGAGGAARGVLKPLLDQQPSSITITNRTLSKAEQLAEILAPYGTVIAKPFTEITQSYDVIINSTSASLDGELPALDPVIFSPRSVCYDMMYGKGHTVFNQWALQQGCAQVIDGLGMLVGQAAESFMLWRGLRPGTKQILRELRKNLEGAL; translated from the coding sequence ATGGCTTCTCAAATCGATCAGTATGTAGTTTTTGGTAATCCCATTAACCACAGTAAATCCCCCTTTATTCATACGCTGTTTGCACGTCAAACCCAACAGCCCATGACCTATACCGCACAATGCGTGCCAGTCGATGGGTTTATCGAAGCGGCTAATCACTTCTTTGCGCAAGGTGGGCGAGGCTGTAATGTAACGGTGCCTTTCAAGGAAGATGCGTATCGTTTTGCTGGGCGACTGACGGAACGCGCTCGGTTGGCTGGTGCGGTGAACACGCTGAAAAAGTTGGATGATGGTGAAATACTCGGTGACAACACTGATGGCGAAGGCTTGGTACAAGATCTGCTCGCTCAACAAGTGCAACTGAAAGGTGCGACTATTTTGTTGATTGGCGCAGGTGGTGCGGCGCGTGGTGTGCTCAAACCACTGCTGGATCAACAGCCCTCCTCGATTACGATTACCAATCGGACGTTATCTAAAGCCGAACAATTGGCGGAGATACTGGCACCCTACGGTACTGTGATAGCCAAACCTTTCACAGAGATTACTCAAAGCTATGATGTGATCATTAACTCGACCTCAGCCAGTCTAGATGGTGAGCTTCCTGCGCTTGATCCTGTGATTTTTTCACCTCGCTCTGTCTGCTATGACATGATGTATGGCAAAGGGCACACCGTATTTAACCAATGGGCCCTACAACAAGGCTGTGCGCAGGTGATTGATGGCTTAGGTATGCTAGTGGGGCAAGCTGCGGAAAGTTTTATGTTGTGGCGAGGATTACGTCCGGGAACCAAGCAAATTTTGCGCGAGCTGCGTAAAAATCTTGAGGGGGCACTATGA
- a CDS encoding DUF1488 domain-containing protein — protein sequence MNQSILFPDLQHWDESKQAVVFFAQQNGALIECLVARQVLQELSGEALAESQHVMMVFSEWRFDLEELAEQAIEDEMFNSLGQIEITRERF from the coding sequence ATGAACCAATCCATCCTGTTTCCAGACTTACAGCATTGGGATGAGAGCAAACAAGCCGTCGTATTTTTTGCTCAGCAAAACGGAGCGTTAATCGAATGTCTTGTGGCACGTCAAGTTCTACAAGAACTCTCAGGCGAAGCCTTAGCAGAATCGCAACACGTGATGATGGTATTCAGTGAATGGCGTTTTGACCTAGAGGAACTCGCCGAACAAGCGATTGAAGACGAAATGTTTAACTCTCTAGGTCAAATTGAGATCACTCGCGAACGGTTTTAA
- a CDS encoding gamma carbonic anhydrase family protein codes for MSSIRSYKGIAPKLGEKVYVDASAVIVGDIELDDDASIWPLVAARGDVNHIRIGKRTNIQDGSVLHVTHKNAENPNGYPLLIGDDVTVGHKVMLHGCTIHDRVLVGMGSIVLDGVVIESDVMIGAGSLVPPGKQLESGFLYIGSPVKQARPLNEKERAFLLKSSSNYVQSKNDYLNDVKTVRE; via the coding sequence ATGAGTTCAATTCGTAGCTATAAAGGCATTGCGCCAAAATTAGGGGAAAAGGTTTATGTGGATGCCAGCGCAGTCATCGTTGGAGACATTGAACTGGATGATGATGCAAGCATTTGGCCTTTAGTGGCAGCTCGTGGTGATGTGAACCACATTCGGATTGGGAAGCGCACTAACATTCAAGACGGCTCTGTATTACATGTCACCCACAAAAACGCTGAAAACCCGAATGGATATCCTCTACTGATAGGAGATGATGTGACGGTTGGGCATAAAGTCATGCTACATGGTTGCACTATTCATGATCGTGTATTAGTCGGTATGGGTTCTATCGTGTTGGACGGCGTCGTAATTGAAAGTGATGTGATGATTGGCGCGGGCAGTTTAGTGCCTCCTGGCAAGCAACTCGAAAGTGGCTTTCTTTATATAGGTAGCCCAGTCAAACAAGCACGCCCTCTCAATGAAAAAGAGCGCGCTTTTCTCTTAAAGTCTTCAAGTAACTACGTTCAGAGTAAAAATGACTATCTGAATGACGTTAAAACCGTTCGCGAGTGA
- the crcB gene encoding fluoride efflux transporter CrcB yields the protein MPLSMLGFIALGGAIGACARFLVSEMCITLFGRGFPVGTLTVNVVGSFIMGVLIACVENEWLSPYPWKQVIGLGFLGALTTFSTFSMDNVLLMQQGAFFKMGANVLLNVILSISAAWLGFYWLIKS from the coding sequence ATGCCGCTATCTATGTTGGGGTTTATTGCTTTGGGTGGGGCGATTGGCGCTTGTGCCCGCTTCTTAGTCTCTGAAATGTGCATTACTCTTTTTGGCCGGGGTTTCCCTGTGGGAACGCTCACCGTGAATGTTGTTGGTTCATTCATTATGGGGGTTTTGATTGCTTGTGTTGAAAACGAGTGGTTAAGCCCTTACCCGTGGAAACAAGTGATTGGCCTCGGTTTTCTGGGGGCATTGACGACATTCTCTACTTTCTCAATGGATAATGTGCTGTTAATGCAACAAGGAGCCTTTTTTAAAATGGGAGCGAATGTGCTGCTCAACGTGATTTTGAGTATTTCCGCTGCTTGGCTTGGGTTCTACTGGTTAATAAAAAGTTGA
- the thiC gene encoding phosphomethylpyrimidine synthase ThiC, translated as MSNRKQARLEAKRFIETLSVEPYPNSQKTYLVGSRTDIRVPVREITLSNTLIGGSKEAPIFEPNEPICVYDTSGVYTDPEHDIDLYTGLPKLRESWIEERQDTQILSSMSSHFARERLADETLDELRYGHLPRIRRSAKQRRVTQLHYARQGIVTPEMEFVAIRENSRRLSNQDPSLTQQHAGQNFGAHLPDLITPEFVRNEVAEGRAIIPCNINHPESEPMIIGRNFLVKVNANIGNSSVSSSIEEEVEKLVWATRWGADTVMDLSTGRNIHETREWILRNSPVPIGTVPMYQALEKVNGIAENLTWEVMRDTLLEQAEQGVDYFTIHAGLLLRYVPMTAKRMTGIVSRGGSIIAKWCLSHHKENFLYTHFREICEICAQYDVALSLGDGLRPGSIADANDEAQFAELRTLGELTQIAWEYDVQVMIEGPGHVPMHLIKANMDEQLKHCHEAPFYTLGPLTTDIAPGYDHITSGIGAAMIGWFGCAMLCYVTPKEHLGLPNKEDVKTGLITYKLAAHAADLAKGHPGAQIRDNALSKARFEFRWEDQFNLSLDPVTARAFHDETLPQESGKVAHFCSMCGPKFCSMKISQEVRDYANHQQTSETSVIELTMPEQLAQQGMHDKSQEFLASGAELYHPLVKELAEE; from the coding sequence ATGTCGAATCGTAAGCAAGCAAGACTGGAAGCTAAACGTTTTATAGAAACTCTTTCAGTTGAACCCTATCCAAACTCTCAAAAGACATATCTTGTAGGATCTCGTACGGATATTCGTGTGCCTGTGCGTGAAATAACCCTCAGTAATACTTTGATCGGTGGTAGCAAAGAGGCACCTATTTTTGAGCCTAACGAGCCGATCTGTGTCTACGACACCTCTGGTGTTTATACTGATCCTGAGCATGATATAGACCTCTATACAGGACTCCCTAAACTGAGAGAGTCATGGATTGAAGAGCGTCAGGATACCCAGATTCTATCTAGCATGAGTTCTCATTTTGCTCGTGAGCGATTGGCCGATGAGACACTTGATGAGCTGCGCTATGGGCATCTTCCTCGGATTCGACGGTCTGCAAAGCAGCGTCGAGTGACTCAGTTACATTACGCAAGACAGGGTATTGTTACACCTGAAATGGAGTTCGTTGCGATTCGAGAAAACTCTCGTCGCCTATCAAATCAAGACCCCAGTTTAACTCAGCAACATGCAGGCCAGAATTTTGGAGCACACCTTCCTGATTTGATTACCCCTGAATTCGTACGCAATGAGGTTGCAGAAGGGCGTGCCATTATCCCATGCAATATTAATCATCCTGAATCCGAGCCAATGATCATTGGTCGTAATTTCTTGGTTAAGGTGAACGCAAATATTGGTAACTCTTCGGTCAGTTCATCTATCGAAGAGGAGGTGGAGAAACTGGTGTGGGCTACTCGCTGGGGTGCAGATACGGTCATGGATCTTTCTACTGGGCGGAATATTCACGAAACACGAGAATGGATTCTGCGCAATAGCCCTGTCCCTATTGGTACTGTACCTATGTATCAAGCATTAGAAAAAGTGAATGGCATCGCTGAAAATCTCACTTGGGAAGTCATGCGTGACACTTTGCTTGAGCAAGCCGAGCAAGGTGTGGACTATTTTACGATTCATGCCGGTTTGTTATTACGTTATGTGCCGATGACGGCAAAACGCATGACTGGGATTGTTTCTCGCGGTGGTTCTATCATTGCTAAATGGTGCCTTTCTCACCATAAGGAGAATTTCCTTTATACCCATTTTCGTGAAATCTGTGAGATTTGCGCGCAATATGATGTGGCTCTATCTCTTGGAGATGGGCTTCGTCCAGGCTCGATTGCTGATGCTAACGATGAAGCACAATTTGCTGAGTTACGTACCCTTGGTGAGCTAACCCAAATAGCTTGGGAATATGATGTTCAGGTCATGATTGAAGGCCCAGGACATGTGCCGATGCATTTGATTAAGGCGAATATGGATGAGCAGCTAAAACACTGCCATGAGGCTCCTTTCTATACTCTTGGACCATTAACCACCGATATCGCTCCTGGTTATGATCACATTACCTCAGGTATTGGTGCGGCAATGATTGGTTGGTTTGGGTGTGCCATGCTCTGCTATGTAACGCCGAAAGAGCACTTAGGATTACCCAATAAAGAAGATGTTAAAACAGGCCTTATTACGTACAAGTTAGCTGCACATGCTGCTGATTTAGCAAAAGGGCATCCAGGGGCTCAGATTCGCGACAATGCATTATCAAAAGCGCGTTTTGAATTCCGTTGGGAAGACCAATTCAACCTTTCATTAGATCCGGTAACAGCTCGTGCTTTCCATGATGAAACTTTACCGCAAGAGTCGGGTAAGGTTGCCCATTTCTGTTCTATGTGTGGCCCTAAATTCTGTTCTATGAAGATTTCACAAGAGGTAAGAGATTACGCTAATCATCAACAAACCTCAGAGACTTCAGTCATTGAATTGACCATGCCGGAGCAATTGGCTCAACAAGGAATGCACGATAAATCTCAAGAGTTTTTAGCCTCGGGGGCTGAGCTCTATCATCCATTAGTTAAAGAATTAGCTGAGGAGTGA
- a CDS encoding thiamine phosphate synthase, translated as MARLVFPRHMAAFTGRVQSVLFLAEKQGFSIQHISLDVGDSPYFVLIGGCSLVIGSDVCSPENASEPLDYYIQYLAGQPVHQANCTVKVGLPDPRDGDFQIDQWLTKANTPQQISYPFVHTSLNYQHNQHLAWVLALLALDFPLEDTLCIARAAMSQALYVSRETWPTQWQHFPVVKTASHSVKVVAFPAIDKAKFTLYPVVDDVAWIELLLKLGVTTVQLRIKDPSRQDLEEQISRAVSLGREYDAQVFINDYWQLAIKYHAYGVHLGQEDLTSANLELLSQAGLRLGLSTHGYFELVNAACIQPSYIALGHIFPTTTKQMPSRPQGLVRLAAYQTVADQMPYHGDLGIPTVAIGGIELSNIRDVLACGVTSAAVVRAITLAENPAFAVHQLFSAFYECKEKQFLGLKQKIATLTQEASDAQ; from the coding sequence ATGGCTCGCTTAGTTTTTCCCCGTCACATGGCTGCATTCACTGGCCGAGTGCAATCAGTGTTGTTTCTGGCTGAAAAGCAGGGATTTTCTATACAACACATCAGCTTAGATGTGGGTGATAGTCCATATTTTGTATTAATCGGTGGGTGTTCGTTAGTGATTGGCAGTGATGTGTGCTCCCCAGAGAACGCAAGTGAACCTTTAGATTATTACATACAGTATTTAGCAGGGCAGCCAGTACATCAGGCCAACTGTACGGTGAAGGTGGGGCTGCCCGATCCGCGTGACGGTGATTTCCAAATAGATCAGTGGCTTACTAAGGCGAACACTCCACAACAGATCTCTTATCCATTTGTTCATACATCATTGAATTATCAGCATAATCAACATCTTGCTTGGGTGTTAGCACTGTTAGCTCTGGATTTTCCTCTTGAGGATACATTGTGTATTGCTCGTGCCGCGATGAGTCAAGCTCTGTATGTTTCACGTGAAACATGGCCGACACAGTGGCAGCATTTTCCTGTAGTCAAAACAGCGTCGCATTCCGTTAAAGTTGTCGCTTTCCCTGCAATCGATAAGGCAAAATTTACACTCTACCCTGTAGTAGACGATGTGGCTTGGATTGAACTTCTATTGAAGCTTGGAGTAACCACGGTTCAATTGCGTATTAAAGATCCATCACGGCAAGACTTGGAAGAGCAAATCTCTCGCGCAGTCAGTTTGGGGCGGGAATATGACGCACAAGTCTTTATTAACGATTACTGGCAGCTGGCCATTAAGTACCATGCTTATGGTGTTCATCTGGGGCAAGAGGATCTGACGTCTGCCAATTTAGAACTGTTGTCGCAAGCAGGATTGCGATTAGGCCTCTCGACCCATGGTTATTTTGAGTTAGTGAATGCGGCATGTATACAACCTAGCTATATTGCACTGGGCCATATTTTCCCCACGACAACTAAACAGATGCCATCAAGACCACAAGGATTGGTACGCTTGGCGGCTTATCAAACCGTTGCTGATCAGATGCCTTATCACGGTGATCTAGGCATACCCACGGTGGCGATTGGAGGGATTGAACTCTCAAATATTCGTGATGTGCTCGCTTGTGGAGTGACGTCAGCTGCTGTTGTTCGGGCGATCACTCTAGCTGAGAATCCAGCTTTCGCCGTGCACCAACTCTTCTCTGCGTTTTATGAGTGTAAGGAAAAGCAGTTTCTGGGTCTGAAACAGAAAATAGCCACTTTGACTCAGGAGGCTAGTGATGCTCAGTGA
- a CDS encoding HesA/MoeB/ThiF family protein: MLSDQLFLRYQRQISLAEVDHIGQQKLINARILMVGCGGLGCVVAPYLVGAGIGSLTIADGDELEIHNLHRQIIYREEQLGGNKAELLVQHLRLLNSNVRIRTVPRQVDELILTLEIDQVDLVIDCSDNLATRHAINRVCFNAQVPLISGAAIGWEGHLMAFRYQQNSPCYHCIVPDMSERQRCSDSGVIGPVVGMVGNAQALLALHYLLDNTRFPAEQLMRFNGMQMQWQTLQLHQDKACPVCGIHSAVIKECAQC; this comes from the coding sequence ATGCTCAGTGATCAACTTTTTCTGCGCTACCAACGGCAAATTAGCCTTGCCGAAGTGGATCACATCGGTCAACAAAAACTCATCAATGCGCGAATTTTGATGGTCGGGTGCGGTGGTCTTGGTTGTGTGGTGGCTCCTTATTTAGTCGGAGCTGGTATCGGGAGTCTCACCATTGCTGATGGAGATGAGTTGGAAATACACAATTTACATCGGCAGATTATCTATCGCGAAGAACAGTTAGGAGGCAATAAGGCGGAATTACTAGTCCAACATCTCCGCCTATTGAATTCTAATGTCCGCATTCGAACCGTTCCAAGGCAAGTTGACGAGCTGATTTTGACACTGGAAATAGATCAAGTGGATCTGGTCATTGACTGCAGTGACAACTTGGCAACCCGTCATGCCATTAACCGAGTCTGCTTTAATGCACAAGTTCCACTCATTAGTGGTGCGGCAATCGGGTGGGAAGGACATTTGATGGCGTTTCGCTATCAGCAAAACTCGCCTTGCTATCACTGCATTGTTCCAGATATGTCGGAGAGACAGCGCTGCAGCGACTCTGGTGTGATTGGACCCGTGGTGGGAATGGTAGGGAATGCACAAGCATTACTTGCTCTACATTATTTACTCGATAACACGCGATTTCCTGCCGAACAATTGATGCGCTTTAATGGAATGCAAATGCAATGGCAAACCTTGCAATTACACCAAGATAAAGCCTGTCCTGTTTGCGGTATTCATTCCGCAGTAATCAAGGAGTGTGCCCAGTGTTAG
- the thiS gene encoding sulfur carrier protein ThiS, with protein MLVIFINQQPFNVVAETSLRELHTQLKLPQQGCVFSLNGDVIPRSEWEHVGLSAGDQISLFQAIAGG; from the coding sequence GTGTTAGTTATATTTATTAATCAACAGCCTTTTAACGTTGTTGCTGAAACTTCATTGCGTGAATTGCACACCCAGCTCAAGCTCCCGCAACAAGGCTGTGTATTTAGTCTCAATGGCGATGTGATTCCCAGAAGTGAATGGGAACACGTTGGGTTAAGTGCAGGTGATCAGATTTCACTATTTCAAGCGATAGCAGGAGGCTAA